The Deinococcus aquaticus genomic interval CACCCGCGGACGCACTGCACCCCCTGACGACACCGCGCCCCCGGCAACACCGCGCCCCCGGCAACACCGCGCCCCTGACAGGACGCCCCCGGGAGTTTTAGCCCAGACCGGCGCTGCCGGTGGTGACACCGGGCTCAGCGCACGGGCGGAGGGCGCGCCCCCCAGCCAAGGAGACAATGATGAACCGTAACAAGATCTTCGGAGCCGTGGCCCTGACCACGCTCGCCATGACGCTCGCCGCCTGCAACAACAAGGAAAACGCCGGGGGCGGCGCGGGCAGCACCCTGGTCATTCAGGAATCCGCCGACATTCCCACCCTGGACCCCGGCACCACCTACGACACCGCCAGCGGTCAGGTCGTCGAGAACCTGTACGAGACCCTGGTGGGGTACAAGGGCAACAGCCTGACCGAACTGGCGCCCGTGCTGGCCACCGAGTGGACCGGCAACGACGCCGGTACCGAGTACCGCTTCACGCTGCGCGAAGGCGTGAAGTTCCACAGCGGCAACGACTTCACCTGCGCGGACGCCGAGTACACGCTGCGCCGCAACCTCGTGACGAACACCGCCGACAGTGGCAACTGGTTCATCGCCGAGAGCCTGCTGGGCACGCCCGCCAACGCCAACGACGACAAGAGCATTACGTGGCAGCGCATCACGGACGCCGTGAAATGCGACGGTAACGTGCTCGTCCTGAAACTCCCGAAGACCGACCCGGCCTTCCTGGCGAAACTCGCGTACATCGGGCAGGGCATCGTGGACAGCAAGCACGCCACCGAAATCGGCGAGTGGGACGGCACCGAGGCCACCTGGAAGGAAGCCGTGGGCAAGGACCTGGCCGGCAGCCCCCTGTCGCAGAAACCCAGCGGGACCGGCGCGTACAAACTGGTTGGCCGGGACGCCAGCAGCGTCAGCGCTACCGCCTTCGACGGGTACTGGGGCGAGCAGAAACCCAGCATCAAGAACGTGGTCATCCAGAAGATTCCCGAGCAGGCCGCCCGCATTCAGGCGTTCCTGAAGGGCGACGCGGACTTCATCGAGGAAGGCGGGCGCTCCATCATCTCCTCGCAGTTGCAGGGGAAACCCGGCGTGAGCGTGCTGGACGACCTGCCTAACACCACCGCCTCGGGCTTCAGCATGAACGAGAACATCGCCAAGGGCGGCGCGCTCGGCAGCGGCAAACTGGACGGCCAGGGCATTCCCGCGAACTTCTTCAGTGACGCCGACGTGCGCCGCGGCTTCGTGGCGGCCTTCGACGTGCCCACGTACATCGAGCAGGTTCAGGAAGGCAAGGGCGCGCCCCGCAACTTCCTGCTGCCCGACTCGTTCCCCGGCTACGACACGAACATTGAGGCCGCCGCCTTCGACCCCGAGGTCGCCAAGGCCGCCTTCCAGCGCGCCTGGGACGGGCAGGTCTGGGAGAACGGCTTCAGCGTGAACGTCTCGTACCGTGCGGGCAGCGTGACCCAGCAGACCGCCATGGAACTCCTGAAGAAGAACATCGAGTCGCTGAACCCCAAGTTCAAGCTGAACATCGTGGCCAAGGAATGGAGCGAGCTGATCAAGTCCGACAACGCGCCCAAGGAAGCCATGATCCTGTCCGCGTGGGCTCCTGATTACGCCGACCCGGACAACTTCGTCACGACCTTCTACGCCAGCACCGGCTACTACGGCCCGCGCCTGAACGTGAAAGACACCCAGATGGACGCCCTGATCACCGAGGCCCGCACCACCACCGACCAGGCCAGACGCGACGACCTGTACGCGCAGATCGCCAAGCGCGGACTGGATCAGGCGTACTACGTGGTCATGCCCGCCTCCCCGAACGTCTTCACGTACCGTGACAACATTGGCGGCGTGAGCGAGAGCACCTACAACCCCATGATCGCCTTCTGGGCCGGCACGTACTGGAAGAACCTCACCAAGAGCTGACCCTTCCCGGCACGTCCGGACAGACCGGGCCGTCCTCCTGCGGGGGGCGGCCCGCTGCCGTTGCGGGCGGGGTCTTGCACGAGCGGGTCTTGCACTATCCTGCCCGTATGCTTGACGCCGATACGCTGGAATCCGGGGGCGCGCGCCCCATCACGCTGCTGCTGGTCGACGACCACCCGGTGGTCCGCAAGGGCACGCGCGAACTGCTGGAATCGGGCGCGGACCTGCGCGTGATCGGTGAGGCCGGCAGCGGCGAGGAAGCCATCGTCAAGGCCCGCGCCCTGAACCCGGACGTGATTCTGATGGACGTCAGCATGCCCGGCATGAACGGCATCGACGCCACGCGCGCCATCAAGGCCGAGCGGCCCGGCGTGGGCGTGCTGGTCCTGACCAGTTACGACGACGACGCGTACGTGTTCGCGCTGCTGGAAGCCGGAGCGGCCGGGTACCTGCTGAAGAACGCCAGCGAGGACGACCTGCTGGGCGCCGTGCGGGCCGTCGCGGCCGGCGAGAGCGCCCTGCACCCCAGCGTGGCCCGCAAGGTCCTGGAACGCTTCAGCGCGCACACCACGCCTACCCCGCCCGAGGACGACCTGTCCCCGCGTGAACTGGAGGTCCTGCGGGTCGCCGCGACCGGCCGCACCAACAAGGAGATCGCGCGGGACCTGGAGATCAGCCCGCGTACCGTGCAGGTGCACCTGGCGAACATCTTCTCGAAGCTGGGCGTGGGCAGCCGCACCGAGGCCGTGTTGCACGGCATCAAGCGCGGCTGGATCGACCCGCAGACCATCTGAGCGCGTGAGCGGTCACCTTCCGGACCGCGCTGGCGTGGCGCTGCCTCCGTTGCCACCCGGCCTGTCGGCAGCCTCCACGGTCGCGCAGTTTGCGGGCCTGCTGGCCGCCTACGCCTGCCGCGCCACGCACGCGCACGGCGTGCAGGTGTGGGTGGTCACGGACGGGCAGCTTCAGGCGGTCGCCGAGGAGGGGCGCGGGCTGGCCCTCAGTGACGGCACGCTGGTCAGCGAAGCCCTGACCGGCGGAACCCTCCTGCACGAAGGGATGCTGGCGGCCCTGCCGTTCGGGTGCGGGGTGCTGGAGTTCGTGGGAGCCGACCCGGACGGCCTGCACGCCCTGCTGGGAACCGGGCCGCTGCTGGCCCTGGCGGTCGAGGGTGTGCAGGCCCGCGAGGCCCGGCGCGGCCACGGGCGCATCGCCGAGACCGTGGAGGGCCTGATGCGCCGCCTGGGCGGCAGCCTGGACCTGTCCGAGGTGCTGACCGTCACGGCGCAGAGCGCCGCGCTGGCCCTGGGGTTCCGGCGGGCGTTCGTGGCGCTGTTCAGCGAACTCAGCGACGGCGGGGCGCGGACCGGGGAGGTCTTCACGCACGGGTTCACGCAGCCGTTCACGGGCGGGATCGGCGTGGGCCCCGTGACCTTCGAAACGCTGGTCCGCCGGGGCGAGGCGATCCGCTTTGAGCGTGGCCGCGACCACGAGTCGCCGCTGGCGCGCGGCCTGCGGGAACTGAACCCGGAAACGGCCGTCATCGCGCCCCTGAACGCGCGCGGGCAACCGCTGGGCCTGCTGTACGTGGACACCACCGAACACGTGCCCGCCACCGAGGACGACGCCCGCATCGTGCTGGCCCTGGCCGAGCAGGCCGCCCTGGCCATCGACAACGCCCGGCTGTACGGCATCGAGACCCGCAAGCGCGAGGCGGCCGAGGCGCTGCGCGAGGCGGGCGCGGCCCTGGCCGGCAGCCTGCACCTCAGCGAGACCCTGGAACGCGTGCTGGAACGCGCCGTGACCCTGTTCCGCGCGGACGCCGCCGCCGTGTACGAGAAACAACCGGACGGCCGCAGCATCAACATCCGCTCGGCGGTGGGCCTGAGCAGCGAGTACATGCTGCGCGTGAAAGCCAAGGTGGGCCTGGGCGTCACGGGCCGCGCGGTCGGGGAAGGCACCCTGATCGCCGCGCACGACCTGACCACCGAGAACGGCGGCGGCAGCAGCCGCTACACCCGGCAACTGCTGGCCACCCACACCTACCCGTACCGGGGCGTGATCAGCCTGCCGCTGCGGGTCGGTCCGAACGTGTTCGGCGCACTGACCCTGTACTGGTCGGCGCCGCTTCCGCTGGACAGTGACGACCTGGCGCTGGCCGGGGTGTTCGCCTCGCAGGCGGGCCTCGCCATCGAGAACGCCCGCCTGTACGAGGAAGAGCAGCTGCGCGAGCGCGAAGCCGGGGCGCTGCTGGCCATCAGCCGCATGCTGGGCGAACGCCCGCAGGGACAACCCGACGACGCTGCGCTGCGCGACGTGATCCGCGAGGCGACCCTGGCCCTGCACGCCGGACGCGGCCTGCTGGCCCTGTTCCCCGACGCCACCGGCAGTTTCCCGGCAGACACGCCGCCCGGCCCTGACAGCTGGCGCGTCACGCGTTGCGCGGCGTACAACCTGCACCCCCCGGACGCCTCCGAACTGGCCGACCTGAGCGCGCAACTCGGCCGCGGCCCCCGCGCCCTGACCCGCCGCTACGCCCTGCCCGTGGCTGGCAGCGCCCTGATCGTTCCGCTGCTGACCGCCCAGACCGACGCCCGCACGCCGCTGGGATTCCTGTACTTCGACGATCCGGGCCGCGACCTGCCGGGCGACCGCACCCTGCAACTGGCGCGCAGTCTGGCCGACCAGATCGCGCAGACCCTGACCCGCGAACGCCTGCTGGCCGCCCTGGAACGCGAGGAAGCCCGCTACCGGCAGCTGGCCGAGGGCGCGCACGACCTGATCATCAGCAGCGACGCGCACGGCGTGATCGACTACGCCAACCCGGCCGCCCGCACCCTGCTCGAACCCCTGACCGGCCCGCTGACCGGCGCGAACCTCCTGACCCTCCCCACCCGCGACACGCAGGCGGCCCTGCAGGTCGCGTGGGCCGACGCGCAGGCCCGCACCAGCGGCAGCCGCGCCGAGATCCGCATCGGCCCGTACCACCTGGAAGTCCGGGTGGGCAGCGTGGACCACGGGCGCGGCGTGCTGACCGTCAGCCGCGACCTGAGCGAACTGCAGACCCTGGCCGACGAGATCGCGCGGCGCGGGCAGGCGCTGGAAGCCGCCACCAGCCGCCAGAGCGAACTGCGCAGCTTCCTGACCCTGTTCACGCAGGCGCAGGAGGAAGAACGCCGCCGCATCAGCCGCGAACTGCACGACGACACCGCGCAGGTCCTGACCGCCACCACCCGCCGCGTGGCGAGACTGGCCCGTGACCTGAGCGGCGAACAGAAAGCCCGCGCAGACGACATCCTGCTTGACCTGAACGCCGCCATCGACGGCGTGCGCCGCTTCGCGCGGAACCTGCGCCCCAGCGTCCTGGACGACCTGGGCCTGCTCCCGGCCCTGGAATGGCTGGCCACGCAGGCCCTGACCACCACCCGCCTGGAAGTCAGCGGCGCCGACCGCCGCCTGAGCCCCGCCACGGAACTCACGGTGTTCCGGCTGGCGCAGGAAGCCCTGAACAACGTCGACAAGCACGCCCGCGCCCACACCGCCGCCATCCGCGTGGCCTTCGGCGAGCCGCCGCAGGGCGGGGTGCGGGTCGCCATCACCGACGACGGCCGGGGGTTCACGCCCGAACAGGCCCACGCGCAGGCGCAGGCCGGACACCTGGGCCTGCTGGGCCTGCGCGAACGCGTGACCCTGGCCGGCGGCACCCTGGCCGTGCAGAGCGCCCCCGGGGAGGGCACCACCCTGACCTTCACCCTGCCCGGCTGACCTTCACCCTGTCGGAGCAGGCGGGCGCGGCGTCAGCGGCGCAGCAATTCCTCGATGGCGTCCGCGAGGTGTTCGGGGCTCAGGTAGTCGTCGCCGCGTGCTACGCGCAGTTCATAGGCGCGGCGCAGCACGTCCGCGTCGCGCAGGCCCTCGGGCGTCTCGAACTTGTAGCAGGCCAGTTCGACCTTCATGCCGTTCGGGTCGCGGAAGTACAGCGAATCCATGAAGCCCCGGTCGCGTTCCAGTACCTCAATGCCGCGTGCGCGCAGCCGCGCGGGAGCCAGCTGGAAGGTCGCGCGGGACACGTTGAACGCGAGGTGCTCGACGGTCCCCGGTTCGCGCGGCGCGTCCCGCCCGGCGTCCACGCGGCCCTCGTCGGTGAACACGGTCAGCAGGCGGCCGTCGCCGGGGTCGAAGTACAGGTGGTTCTCGGCCGGGTTGCCGAGGTTGGGTTGCTCGAACACGAACGGCATGCCCAGCACGCCCTCCCAGAAGTCCAGTGCGCTCTGGCGGGTGGAACCGACGATGGTGACGTGATGCAGGCCCTGCACCTGCACCCTGCTGCTGATGGCGCTGCGGATCATGCTTCAGGGTACGCGATCAGCCGTAGCGGCGCAGGAAGGCCTCGCGGGGCAGCCACGCCATCTTCGGCGTGCCCTCGCTGGGCGTTCTGGTCGTGCCGTACGCGCCACGCAGCAGCCGGAAGCCCAGCCCGTACCAGCGGGCCCGTGCGGGTGGCAGGTCCAGCAGTGTGAAGCCCGCCTGTTCCAGCGGTCCGTGAAACAGCGTGACGGCGAACACGGCCTGCGCAGACTCCAGTTCCGGGCGTTCGCGTAGCGCGCGGGCCACGTCCTTCAGGCTCCGCTGGTACGCCCGGTACGCGCCGAGCACGCTGCGGGACGCCAGCCCCACGATCCGGGGTGAGTGCAGGTGCAGTTCGGCGGTGGGCGTGCCGGGCGGCAGGGGCAGGGGAGAGGGCGCGTGATCCAGCGGCGCGACCCGCATGACCGCGTCGACGCGGGCGGTCAGGTCGATCACGCCGTGAGCGCGCGCGAAGCGGTCCTCGACCACGCGGGTGTACGCCAGGGTCAGCAGGTCGCGCGGCGTGCCGGCCCGCCGGCCCGGCAGGTCCCGCAGCGGCACCGGCCGGTAGCCCAGCGCCCGCCACGCTGTCAGGGTCGCGTCCAGGTCACCGGGCCTGACGACGCGCAGCGCTCCGGGTTCGGGCCGCTCGCCGGTGCTGGGCAGGGGCCGCAGCCCACGGGCCAGCAGGCTGCGCAGGGCGGCGGCGCTGTCCGGCGCGGCCCAGTCCGTGACGGCCTGACCGGCCGCAGCTTCCAGCAGGGTCACGCCGGCCGGGTCGCCCTGGCCGGCCAGTTCATGCCCGGCCTGCACGGCCGCCCGCACGCCCTGCGGGTCCAGGCGGGCCAGGGCGGGAGGGATCAGCAGGGTGGCCGGCGTGCCCACCAGCGCCGTCAGGGCGGCCTGCAACTGCCCGGCGTCCGCGACCGGCACCAGCAGCGCCACCTGCGGAGCGCCCGGATGCCCGCCGTGCCACGCGCCGCCCACCCCGGCCCGCAGGGCCAGCCGCAGCAGCCGCCCCTGTGCGGCGCGGTCGTGGGTCGCGCGTTCCTGCGGACTGTGAGAGGAGGCCATGCCGTGAAATCTACCGCATGAGCCGCCTTCCGCCCGGCCTGCGGGGACCGCGTGCAGGGCAGGGTGGTGGGGGTATCCACCGAAAGTCGGGGGACAGTCTCATGTCCGGCGTCGTATGCTCCTCAGAGCGATGCTTCAGGATTCCTTAAACTTGTACGGGCTCCGGATCTCCGGCCCACGCGGCGGCCGGGCATGAAACCGTTGCGGATCGGGCTGTTCACCGACACGTTCCTGCCGGACCAGAACGGCATCGTGACCAGTGTCGCCCTGCTCAGCGATGAGCTGCGTGCCCAGGGGCACCACGTGGACGTGGTCGCCCCGGACTTCCCGGAACACGTGGACACCCGCAGCGACGTGGTCCGCGTGGACAGCCTGCGCTACATGTTCCT includes:
- a CDS encoding ABC transporter substrate-binding protein: MNRNKIFGAVALTTLAMTLAACNNKENAGGGAGSTLVIQESADIPTLDPGTTYDTASGQVVENLYETLVGYKGNSLTELAPVLATEWTGNDAGTEYRFTLREGVKFHSGNDFTCADAEYTLRRNLVTNTADSGNWFIAESLLGTPANANDDKSITWQRITDAVKCDGNVLVLKLPKTDPAFLAKLAYIGQGIVDSKHATEIGEWDGTEATWKEAVGKDLAGSPLSQKPSGTGAYKLVGRDASSVSATAFDGYWGEQKPSIKNVVIQKIPEQAARIQAFLKGDADFIEEGGRSIISSQLQGKPGVSVLDDLPNTTASGFSMNENIAKGGALGSGKLDGQGIPANFFSDADVRRGFVAAFDVPTYIEQVQEGKGAPRNFLLPDSFPGYDTNIEAAAFDPEVAKAAFQRAWDGQVWENGFSVNVSYRAGSVTQQTAMELLKKNIESLNPKFKLNIVAKEWSELIKSDNAPKEAMILSAWAPDYADPDNFVTTFYASTGYYGPRLNVKDTQMDALITEARTTTDQARRDDLYAQIAKRGLDQAYYVVMPASPNVFTYRDNIGGVSESTYNPMIAFWAGTYWKNLTKS
- a CDS encoding response regulator — encoded protein: MLDADTLESGGARPITLLLVDDHPVVRKGTRELLESGADLRVIGEAGSGEEAIVKARALNPDVILMDVSMPGMNGIDATRAIKAERPGVGVLVLTSYDDDAYVFALLEAGAAGYLLKNASEDDLLGAVRAVAAGESALHPSVARKVLERFSAHTTPTPPEDDLSPRELEVLRVAATGRTNKEIARDLEISPRTVQVHLANIFSKLGVGSRTEAVLHGIKRGWIDPQTI
- a CDS encoding GAF domain-containing protein; its protein translation is MSGHLPDRAGVALPPLPPGLSAASTVAQFAGLLAAYACRATHAHGVQVWVVTDGQLQAVAEEGRGLALSDGTLVSEALTGGTLLHEGMLAALPFGCGVLEFVGADPDGLHALLGTGPLLALAVEGVQAREARRGHGRIAETVEGLMRRLGGSLDLSEVLTVTAQSAALALGFRRAFVALFSELSDGGARTGEVFTHGFTQPFTGGIGVGPVTFETLVRRGEAIRFERGRDHESPLARGLRELNPETAVIAPLNARGQPLGLLYVDTTEHVPATEDDARIVLALAEQAALAIDNARLYGIETRKREAAEALREAGAALAGSLHLSETLERVLERAVTLFRADAAAVYEKQPDGRSINIRSAVGLSSEYMLRVKAKVGLGVTGRAVGEGTLIAAHDLTTENGGGSSRYTRQLLATHTYPYRGVISLPLRVGPNVFGALTLYWSAPLPLDSDDLALAGVFASQAGLAIENARLYEEEQLREREAGALLAISRMLGERPQGQPDDAALRDVIREATLALHAGRGLLALFPDATGSFPADTPPGPDSWRVTRCAAYNLHPPDASELADLSAQLGRGPRALTRRYALPVAGSALIVPLLTAQTDARTPLGFLYFDDPGRDLPGDRTLQLARSLADQIAQTLTRERLLAALEREEARYRQLAEGAHDLIISSDAHGVIDYANPAARTLLEPLTGPLTGANLLTLPTRDTQAALQVAWADAQARTSGSRAEIRIGPYHLEVRVGSVDHGRGVLTVSRDLSELQTLADEIARRGQALEAATSRQSELRSFLTLFTQAQEEERRRISRELHDDTAQVLTATTRRVARLARDLSGEQKARADDILLDLNAAIDGVRRFARNLRPSVLDDLGLLPALEWLATQALTTTRLEVSGADRRLSPATELTVFRLAQEALNNVDKHARAHTAAIRVAFGEPPQGGVRVAITDDGRGFTPEQAHAQAQAGHLGLLGLRERVTLAGGTLAVQSAPGEGTTLTFTLPG
- a CDS encoding VOC family protein — protein: MIRSAISSRVQVQGLHHVTIVGSTRQSALDFWEGVLGMPFVFEQPNLGNPAENHLYFDPGDGRLLTVFTDEGRVDAGRDAPREPGTVEHLAFNVSRATFQLAPARLRARGIEVLERDRGFMDSLYFRDPNGMKVELACYKFETPEGLRDADVLRRAYELRVARGDDYLSPEHLADAIEELLRR
- a CDS encoding YkoP family protein, whose translation is MASSHSPQERATHDRAAQGRLLRLALRAGVGGAWHGGHPGAPQVALLVPVADAGQLQAALTALVGTPATLLIPPALARLDPQGVRAAVQAGHELAGQGDPAGVTLLEAAAGQAVTDWAAPDSAAALRSLLARGLRPLPSTGERPEPGALRVVRPGDLDATLTAWRALGYRPVPLRDLPGRRAGTPRDLLTLAYTRVVEDRFARAHGVIDLTARVDAVMRVAPLDHAPSPLPLPPGTPTAELHLHSPRIVGLASRSVLGAYRAYQRSLKDVARALRERPELESAQAVFAVTLFHGPLEQAGFTLLDLPPARARWYGLGFRLLRGAYGTTRTPSEGTPKMAWLPREAFLRRYG